A genomic region of Silurus meridionalis isolate SWU-2019-XX chromosome 7, ASM1480568v1, whole genome shotgun sequence contains the following coding sequences:
- the LOC124389081 gene encoding alpha-N-acetylgalactosaminide alpha-2,6-sialyltransferase 2-like produces the protein MMYLLQLKICILSGLFLSVFIGFYMMSEKTNKHDPISQVTKSGLHTTKSPEETVKPTKPLTETAKPTEPDFFGDKYTSDDNLLQDSCPTSIRKKVLRSDFGERFLPNIPVLQWAKHFSKPEYKRLSRYYGAHGWGSVDITVLQDSLAILNVSANRIMFDDWEERQNGSQCIRCAVVGNGGILKGSKRGQEIDQNDYVFRTNGAIIEGFEEDVGVRTSFYTFSTNTLRNSLRNYAGLGFNGPPKSKETKYIFLPDHDRDYILMRAAAMHTKIETGSERGVEPKQYFGDDLSVEKFKMYHPDFIRYLRNRFLHSNTLKTKYKEIYRPSTGAVMLLAALHTCDEVNAYGFMTADYGKYSDHYYDKSFHPVHFYANHDLHMEMVLWQQLQTAGLIKIYMHT, from the exons ATGATGTATTTGCTGCAACTGAAAATCTGTATTCTCTCCGGCCTGTTTTTGAGCGTCTTCATTGGGTTCTACATGATGAGCGAGAAAACGAATAAACACGACCCCATCAG CCAGGTGACTAAAAGCGGGCTTCACACAACTAAATCTCCAGAGGAAACCGTAAAACCAACCAAACCCTTAACCGAAACAGCCAAACCCACAGAACCAGACTTTTTTGGAGACAAATACACCTCTGATGATAATCTACTACaagat aGCTGCCCAACAAGTATTCGGAAAAAGGTGTTGCGGAGTGACTTTGGTGAGAGGTTCTTGCCCAATATTCCTGTTCTGCAATGGGCAAAGCATTTCTCAAAGCCAGAATATAAGCGGTTATCCCGCTATTATGGTGCACATGGATGGGGTAGTGTTGATATCACAG TTCTTCAGGATTCACTGGCCATCTTGAACGTTTCCGCAAATCGGATAATGTTTGACGACTGGGAAGAAAGGCAGAACGGATCGCAGTGTATCCGCTGCGCTGTTGTTGGAAACGGGGGAATTCTGAAAGGGTCAAAAAGAGGCCAGGAGATTGACCAGAACGACTACGTGTTCAG GACAAATGGTGCAATTATTGAAGGCTTTGAGGAGGATGTTGGTGTGCGTACCTCTTTCTATACCTTCTCCACGAACACCTTACGTAACTCTTTGAGAAATTATGCAGGTTTAGGATTTAATGGCCCCCCCAAGAGCAAG GAGACCAAGTACATTTTCCTTCCTGATCATGACCGGGACTACATTCTTATGAGGGCTGCAGCCATGCACACAAAAATCGAGACAGGATCTGAGAGGGGTGTTGA GCCAAAGCAGTATTTTGGAGATGACCTGAGTGTGGAGAAATTTAAAATGTACCACCCAGATTTTATCCGTTACCTTAGAAACAG GTTTCTGCATTCAAATACACTCAAAACCAAATATAAAGAAATCTATAGACCGTCCACAGGCGCAGTAATGCTGCTGGCTGCTCTTCATACGTGTGATGAG GTAAACGCCTATGGATTTATGACTGCTGACTATGGGAAATATTCAGACCATTACTACGACAAAAGTTTCCATCCAGTGCATTTCTATGCCAACCACGACCTGCACATGGAGATGGTTCTTTGGCAGCAGCTGCAGACGGCAGGACTTATAAAGATCTACATGCATACGTGA